From a region of the Triticum aestivum cultivar Chinese Spring chromosome 7D, IWGSC CS RefSeq v2.1, whole genome shotgun sequence genome:
- the LOC123167761 gene encoding squamosa promoter-binding-like protein 16: MDWDLKMPPGAWDLAELESDAAAAPAAGGQASAGGIANAAGRQECSVDLKLGGLGECGAAPGSRGLGKAPAEAASSASASAPSAAKRPRASSGGGGGSGSGAGQQQCPSCAVDGCKADLSRCRDYHRRHKVCEAHSKTPVVTVAGREMRFCQQCSRFHLLTEFDEAKRSCRKRLDGHNRRRRKPQPDVMNSASFMTSQQGTRFSSFPTPRPEQNWPGIIKTEENPYYAHQLPLGISNRQHFGRSASTYAKEGRRFPFLQEGEINFATGVALEPSVCQPLLKTVAPPDSSSSSSKMFSDGLTPVLDSDCALSLLSAPANSSGIDVGQMVQQTEHIPIAQPLFSNLQFSSSSWFSRTQASTGTVSATGFSCPAVENEQLNNVLSSDNNDLNYNGIFHVGGEGSSDGAPPSLPFPWQ; the protein is encoded by the exons ATGGACTGGGATCTCAAGATGCCGCCCGGCGCATGGGACCTCGCCGAGCTGGAGAgcgacgcggccgccgcgccggCGGCGGGCGGGCAGGCGTCGGCCGGTGGCATTGCTAATGCGGCCGGCCGGCAGGAGTGCTCCGTGGACCTGAAGCTCGGCGGGCTCGGCGAGTGCGGCGCTGCTCCGGGCAGCCGCGGTCTCGGCAAGGCGCCGGCCGAGGCGGCGTCCTCGGCGTCGGCGTCCGCGCCCAGCGCGGCGAAGCGGCCGCGCGCGTCGtcgggagggggaggagggagcggGAGCGGCGCGGGGCAGCAGCAGTGCCCGTCGTGTGCGGTGGACGGGTGCAAGGCGGACCTGAGCAGGTGCCGCGACTACCATCGCCGGCACAAGGTGTGCGAGGCGCACTCCAAGACCCCCGTCGTCACCGTCGCCGGCCGCGAGATGCGATTCTGCCAACAGTGCAGCAG GTTTCACCTGCTTACGGAGTTTGATGAGGCCAAACGCAGCTGTAGAAAGCGTCTTGATGGGCACAACCGTCGCCGCAGGAAACCGCAGCCAGATGTGATGAATTCTGCAAGTTTTATGACGAGTCAACAAG GAACAAGGTTTTCATCATTTCCAACTCCAAGACCGGAGCAAAACTGGCCAGGGATCATTAAAACTGAGGAGAACCCCTATTACGCACATCAACTCCCTCTAGGCATCAGCAACAGGCAGCATTTTGGTCGCTCTGCGTCGACTTACGCCAAAGAAGGACGGCGATTTCCTTTCCTGCAGGAAGGCGAAATAAACTTTGCCACCGGTGTGGCACTTGAGCCTTCAGTGTGCCAGCCGCTCCTCAAGACGGTAGCTCCTcccgacagcagcagcagcagcagcaagatgTTCTCCGATGGGCTGACTCCGGTGCTCGACTCGGACTGTGCTCTCTCTCTTCTGTCAGCTCCGGCAAACTCCTCCGGTATCGATGTTGGCCAGATGGTCCAACAGACTGAACACATCCCCATTGCCCAGCCTCTGTTCTCCAACCTGCAGTTCAGCAGCTCGTCCTGGTTCTCGCGCACCCAGGCTTCCACCGGCACCGTCTCAGCGACCGGATTTTCCTGCCCCGCGGTGGAAAATGAGCAACTGAACAATGTGCTAAGCTCGGACAACAATGACTTGAACTACAATGGGATATTTCATGTCGGCGGTGAAGGCTCCTCGGACGGCGCCCCGCCATCTCTGCCCTTCCCGTGGCAGTAG